Proteins found in one Sardina pilchardus chromosome 11, fSarPil1.1, whole genome shotgun sequence genomic segment:
- the rpl13 gene encoding large ribosomal subunit protein eL13, giving the protein MAPSRNGMILNPHFHKDWQKRVRTWFNQPARKQRRRKARLAKARRIAPRPVAGPLRPAVKCPTIRYHNKVRSGRGFSLEELKAAGINKKVARTIGIAVDHRRRNRSTESLQLNVQRLKEYRSKLILFPRKASAPKKGDSSAEECKMATQLAGPIMPIKNVYKKEKARVITEEEKNFKAFASLRMARANARLFGIRAKRAKEAAEQDVEKKK; this is encoded by the exons ATGGCCCCCAGTCGGAATGGCATGATCTTGAACCCTCACTTTCATAAAGACTGGCAGAAGAGAGTCCGAACATGGTTCAACCAGCCAGCCCGGAAACAACGCAG ACGTAAGGCTCGTCTGGCAAAGGCTCGCCGTATCGCACCTCGTCCTGTTGCTGGACCTCTGCGACCTGCAGTGAAATGTCCAACAATCCGATACCACAACAAGGTTCGGTCTGGACGTGGGTTCTCACTGGAGGAGCTGAAG GCTGCTGGCATTAACAAGAAGGTTGCCCGCACCATTGGCATCGCTGTGGACCACCGCCGCCGTAACAGATCCACAGAATCCCTGCAGCTGAACGTGCAGAGGCTGAAGGAGTACCGCTCCAAGCTCATCCTCTTCCCCAGGAAGGCCTCCGCTCCCAAGAAGGGCGACAGCTCT GCCGAGGAATGCAAGATGGCTACTCAGCTTGCTGGTCCAATTATGCCCATCAAAAAC GTGTACAAGAAGGAGAAGGCCCGCGTcatcacagaggaagagaagaactTCAAGGCTTTCGCCAGCCTGCGTATGGCCCGTGCCAACGCCCGTCTCTTTGGCATCCGTGCCAAGAGGGCAAAGGAGGCCGCAGAGCAGGACGTGGAGAAGAAGAAATAA